The Iamia majanohamensis genome window below encodes:
- a CDS encoding carboxyl transferase domain-containing protein — MAGTDLTPVPSPLQGQVVEVRVAVGDAVHAGQVVAVVESMKMHHDVTAPEAGVVASLAVAVDDQVAPGDPVAVLRPGGEASGTEVAGPDLDLDAPRADLEEVRARHRVGSDEGRAEAVAKRHARGRRTARENVADLVDEGSFVEYGPLAIAAQRRRRDLEDLIARTPADGLVGGVARVNGDLVDPDRSRAVVASYDYTVLAGTQGYQNHRKKDRLFALAEEQRLPIVLFAEGGGGRPGDTDTTTVSGLDCLAFHLFGRLSGTVPLVGIGSGRCFAGNAALLGCCDVVIATEDANIGMGGPAMIEGGGLGTFAPEDIGPIDVQDGNGVVDVRVADDAAAVAAARRYLSYFQGPVAPVDPVDPRTLRHLVPEDRLKVYDVRAVLDALVDEGSRMELRQGFAKGMVTSLARIEGQPLGIVANDPAHLGGAIDSDCSDKAARFLQLCDAHGLPVLFACDTPGFMVGPASEETASVRHMSRLFVTGANLSVPCATVILRKAYGLGAQTMAAGSFKAPAFVVAWPTGELGGMGLEGAVRLGFRDELARETDDEAREALFQQMVAAAYEHGKGINVAAQLEIDDVIDPADTRRWITTALLPAPLPPDRPRRPRRPHVDTW, encoded by the coding sequence ATGGCCGGCACCGACCTCACCCCCGTCCCCTCCCCCCTCCAGGGCCAGGTGGTGGAGGTCCGGGTCGCGGTGGGGGACGCGGTCCACGCCGGCCAGGTGGTGGCCGTGGTCGAGTCGATGAAGATGCACCACGACGTCACCGCGCCCGAGGCCGGGGTGGTCGCGTCGCTCGCCGTCGCCGTCGACGACCAGGTGGCGCCGGGCGACCCGGTGGCGGTGCTCCGCCCCGGCGGCGAGGCGTCCGGGACCGAGGTGGCGGGCCCCGACCTCGACCTCGACGCGCCCCGGGCCGACCTGGAGGAGGTGAGGGCCCGCCACCGGGTCGGGTCCGACGAGGGCCGGGCCGAGGCGGTGGCGAAGCGCCACGCCCGGGGCCGGCGCACGGCCCGGGAGAACGTGGCCGACCTGGTCGACGAGGGCTCGTTCGTCGAGTACGGGCCGCTGGCGATCGCGGCCCAGCGCCGGCGGCGCGACCTCGAGGACCTCATCGCCCGCACCCCCGCCGACGGCCTGGTGGGCGGCGTGGCCCGCGTGAACGGCGACCTGGTGGACCCCGACCGCTCCCGGGCGGTGGTGGCGTCCTACGACTACACCGTCCTGGCCGGCACCCAGGGGTACCAGAACCACCGCAAGAAGGACCGCCTGTTCGCCCTGGCCGAGGAGCAGCGCCTCCCCATCGTCCTCTTCGCCGAGGGCGGCGGCGGCCGCCCCGGCGACACCGACACCACCACGGTGTCGGGCCTCGACTGCCTCGCCTTCCACCTCTTCGGCCGCCTCTCGGGCACCGTGCCCCTGGTGGGGATCGGCTCGGGCCGCTGCTTCGCCGGCAACGCCGCCCTCCTCGGCTGCTGCGACGTCGTCATCGCCACCGAGGACGCCAACATCGGGATGGGCGGACCGGCGATGATCGAGGGCGGCGGGCTCGGGACCTTCGCGCCGGAGGACATCGGCCCCATCGACGTCCAGGACGGCAACGGCGTGGTCGACGTGCGGGTGGCCGACGACGCCGCCGCGGTGGCCGCCGCCCGCCGCTACCTCTCCTACTTCCAGGGCCCGGTCGCGCCCGTCGACCCGGTCGACCCCCGGACCCTGCGCCACCTCGTGCCCGAGGACCGCCTCAAGGTCTACGACGTGCGCGCCGTCCTCGACGCGCTCGTCGACGAGGGCTCCCGCATGGAGCTGCGCCAGGGGTTCGCCAAGGGGATGGTCACCTCCCTCGCCCGCATCGAGGGCCAACCCCTGGGCATCGTGGCCAACGACCCGGCCCACCTCGGCGGTGCCATCGACAGCGACTGCTCCGACAAGGCGGCCCGGTTCCTCCAGCTGTGCGACGCCCACGGCCTGCCCGTGCTCTTCGCCTGCGACACCCCGGGCTTCATGGTGGGACCGGCGTCGGAGGAGACCGCGTCGGTGCGGCACATGAGCCGGCTGTTCGTGACCGGCGCCAACCTGTCGGTGCCCTGCGCCACGGTGATCCTGCGCAAGGCCTACGGCCTCGGCGCCCAGACCATGGCCGCCGGCAGCTTCAAGGCCCCGGCCTTCGTGGTGGCCTGGCCCACCGGCGAGCTGGGCGGCATGGGCCTGGAGGGCGCCGTCCGCCTCGGGTTCCGCGACGAGCTGGCCCGGGAGACCGACGACGAGGCGCGGGAGGCCCTGTTCCAGCAGATGGTGGCGGCCGCCTACGAGCACGGGAAGGGGATCAACGTGGCCGCCCAGCTCGAGATCGACGACGTCATCGACCCGGCCGACACCCGACGCTGGATCACCACCGCCCTGCTCCCCGCCCCCCTCCCCCCCGACCGCCCCCGCCGCCCCCGCCGCCCCCACGTCGACACCTGGTAG
- a CDS encoding bifunctional [glutamine synthetase] adenylyltransferase/[glutamine synthetase]-adenylyl-L-tyrosine phosphorylase, translating to MAPTSPLDDLVRRCADPGRADAVLDRLGAARPEDLARTRSDPTLARRVVDVAAASGWLGRLLVADPLALDVLAAPDEAVPVAPTDPRSLARWRHLEHLRIAADDLGGRDPLERTMARITAMGATVLDRALGLAGADDLAVVGMGKAGGTELNYASDVDVVLVGPGAGEAAQRAARRFLDVARTALRVDVDLRPEGRDGPLVRTLDGYVAHWERAEPWERQALLKARPLAGDPSLGTAFAEAAGTQLWERGFGADAIHQVRAMKARTERHAAAGIAGDRDIKRTAGGLRDIEFSVQLLQLVHGPLDPGLRVRGTLPALTALADGGYVGGDDALWLRASYRFLRRLEHAVQLDEDRQTHAVPAGRPERARLARVLGLHDRPRTAAVDELDAELTACRATVRRIHEQVYFRPLLDAFAGVDAPLGAEAAATRLEAFGFADATRTRQAVGELTRGLTRASRLMAQTLPLLLDWLSVGPDPDRGLLALRTLVASDAPAVAAACRDSPEAARRLCLVAATSPTLTRSLGRAPELLRALGEHLEPTGTAARGRLVRSATSRPDVASGRVALAHVVRQEQARVGVADVLDEADPDAVGRALADVARGAVEAAVALARPQVPFAVLALGRLAGGSLGYASDLDLLLAHGATTDAGREEATRAAEEVRRVLLGSGPADRLFEVDLDLRPGGRSAPLVQGRHGIEEHVERWAEPWKRLALSRLEPLAGDLDLARDVVEAVGPTVWRPLTEEDRRAVRRIKARAERERIPAGEDPAFHLKLGPGALADVELTVALLLLDLGRREPGTVAGIEVLRAAGRLDDEEAEALTAAHASCDRARNRWSLVAGRPRNALPAGEDLTTLARSLGTTGPELRDEYLRLTRRARRVVVRRFYGQDA from the coding sequence GTGGCCCCCACCTCCCCGCTCGACGACCTGGTCCGCCGCTGCGCCGACCCCGGTCGGGCCGACGCCGTGCTCGACCGCCTCGGAGCGGCTCGCCCCGAGGACCTGGCCCGGACCCGGAGCGACCCGACACTGGCCCGGCGCGTCGTCGACGTCGCCGCCGCCAGCGGCTGGCTGGGACGGCTCCTCGTGGCCGACCCCCTGGCGCTCGACGTCCTCGCCGCCCCCGACGAGGCGGTGCCGGTGGCGCCCACCGACCCCCGCTCCCTCGCCCGCTGGCGGCACCTCGAGCACCTCCGCATCGCGGCCGACGACCTGGGCGGGCGGGACCCCCTCGAGCGCACCATGGCCCGCATCACGGCCATGGGTGCGACCGTCCTCGACCGCGCCCTCGGCCTGGCGGGGGCGGACGACCTCGCCGTGGTGGGCATGGGCAAGGCGGGTGGGACCGAGCTCAACTACGCCTCCGACGTCGACGTCGTCCTGGTCGGCCCCGGGGCGGGCGAGGCCGCCCAGCGCGCCGCCCGCCGGTTCCTCGACGTGGCCCGCACCGCCCTCCGCGTCGACGTCGACCTCCGTCCCGAGGGGCGGGACGGGCCCCTCGTGCGGACCCTCGACGGCTACGTGGCCCACTGGGAGCGGGCCGAGCCGTGGGAGCGCCAGGCGCTGCTGAAGGCCCGCCCCCTGGCCGGCGACCCGTCCCTCGGCACGGCCTTCGCCGAGGCCGCCGGCACCCAGCTCTGGGAGCGGGGGTTCGGGGCCGACGCCATCCACCAGGTGCGGGCGATGAAGGCCCGGACCGAGCGCCACGCCGCCGCCGGCATCGCCGGCGACCGGGACATCAAGCGGACGGCCGGCGGTCTGCGCGACATCGAGTTCTCGGTGCAGCTCCTCCAGCTCGTCCACGGCCCCCTCGACCCCGGCCTTCGGGTGCGGGGCACCCTCCCGGCGCTCACCGCCCTCGCCGACGGCGGCTACGTCGGCGGCGACGACGCCCTGTGGCTCCGGGCCTCCTACCGGTTCCTCCGCCGCCTCGAGCACGCCGTGCAGCTCGACGAGGACCGCCAGACCCACGCCGTGCCCGCCGGCCGGCCGGAGCGGGCCCGCCTGGCCCGGGTGCTCGGGCTCCACGACCGGCCCCGCACCGCCGCGGTCGACGAGCTCGACGCCGAGCTCACGGCGTGTCGGGCCACGGTGCGCCGCATCCACGAGCAGGTCTACTTCCGACCCCTGCTCGACGCCTTCGCCGGCGTCGACGCGCCCCTGGGGGCCGAGGCCGCGGCCACCCGGCTGGAGGCCTTCGGCTTCGCCGACGCCACCCGCACCCGCCAGGCCGTCGGCGAGCTCACCCGGGGCCTCACCCGGGCGTCGCGGCTGATGGCCCAGACCCTCCCGCTGCTGCTCGACTGGCTCTCGGTGGGCCCCGACCCCGACCGGGGCCTGCTCGCCCTGCGCACCCTCGTCGCCTCCGACGCCCCCGCCGTGGCCGCCGCCTGCCGGGACTCGCCCGAGGCCGCCCGCCGCCTCTGCCTGGTGGCCGCCACCAGCCCCACCCTGACCCGGTCCCTCGGCCGGGCGCCGGAGCTGCTGCGCGCCCTGGGCGAGCACCTCGAGCCCACCGGGACGGCGGCCCGGGGGCGCTTGGTGCGCTCGGCCACGTCCCGCCCCGACGTGGCGTCGGGGCGGGTCGCCCTGGCCCACGTGGTGCGCCAGGAGCAGGCCCGGGTGGGCGTGGCCGACGTCCTCGACGAGGCCGACCCCGACGCCGTGGGCCGGGCCCTCGCCGACGTCGCCCGGGGTGCGGTGGAGGCCGCCGTGGCCCTGGCCCGCCCCCAGGTGCCGTTCGCGGTGCTGGCCCTCGGCCGGCTGGCCGGGGGCAGCCTGGGCTACGCCTCGGACCTCGACCTGCTGCTGGCCCACGGGGCGACCACGGATGCGGGACGGGAGGAGGCGACCCGGGCCGCCGAGGAGGTGCGCCGGGTCCTGCTGGGCTCGGGCCCGGCCGACCGCCTCTTCGAGGTCGACCTCGACCTGCGCCCCGGCGGCCGCAGCGCGCCCCTGGTGCAGGGCCGCCACGGCATCGAGGAGCACGTCGAGCGCTGGGCCGAGCCGTGGAAGCGCCTCGCCCTCTCCCGGCTGGAGCCGCTGGCCGGCGACCTGGACCTGGCGCGCGACGTGGTCGAGGCCGTCGGGCCGACGGTGTGGCGCCCCCTCACCGAGGAGGACCGCCGGGCCGTGCGGCGCATCAAGGCCCGGGCCGAGCGCGAGCGCATCCCCGCCGGCGAGGACCCTGCGTTCCACCTCAAGCTGGGACCGGGGGCCCTGGCCGACGTCGAGCTCACAGTGGCCCTCCTCCTGCTCGACCTGGGCCGGCGAGAACCCGGCACGGTGGCGGGCATCGAGGTGCTGCGCGCCGCCGGGCGCCTCGACGACGAGGAGGCCGAGGCCCTCACCGCCGCCCACGCGTCCTGCGACCGGGCCCGGAACCGCTGGAGCCTGGTGGCGGGGCGCCCGCGCAACGCCCTGCCCGCCGGCGAGGACCTCACGACCCTCGCCCGGTCGCTCGGCACCACCGGGCCCGAGCTCCGCGACGAGTACCTCCGCCTCACCCGCCGGGCCCGCCGGGTGGTGGTCCGCCGCTTCTACGGCCAGGACGCCTGA
- a CDS encoding NAD+ synthase, which yields MARLRIAACQIDTHVGDLDGNVERVLDAYRAATEAGADLAAFPELALTGYPPDDLLLKPGFVTANLEALHEVAAATGDCVAVIGFVDLDRDLHNAAAVCAGGEVRGVYRKCELPNYAVFDELRYFGRGRQPETLYSVRGVPVGVSICEDAWSPTGPIADQADSGAEVVININASPYAEGKPARRERMLATRAADASAALVYVNQVGAQDELVFDGGSMAFDADGTLLARSPQMVEDLLVVDIDIGPVYRKRLLDPRGRPVDEQLPVLEVSSTPVTGGDPPAHADGPIAHIAPVMAPDDEVWEALVLGTRGYVEKNGFSDVVIGLSGGIDSSIVAVLAVDAIGPDRVHTVAMPSRYSSDHSLSDAEKLAANLGVDHRTIPIEPAHAAMLEMLAPSFAGLDPDLTEENVQSRIRGQVLMALSNKMGWLVLSTGNKSEAAVGYATLYGDTVGGYALIRDVLKTRVFALGRRRNERAGHDLIPDAVLTKPPSAELRPDQRDDETLPPYEELDPILHAYIELDHTASEIIAAGHDAEVVRRVTLLVDRAEYKRRQSPPGPRVTGKAFGKDRRLPITNGFRG from the coding sequence GTGGCCCGCCTCCGCATCGCCGCCTGCCAGATCGACACCCACGTGGGCGACCTCGACGGCAACGTGGAGCGGGTGCTCGACGCCTACCGGGCCGCGACCGAGGCCGGCGCCGACCTGGCCGCGTTCCCCGAGCTGGCCCTCACCGGCTACCCGCCCGACGACCTCCTGCTGAAGCCCGGCTTCGTCACCGCCAACCTGGAGGCCCTGCACGAGGTGGCCGCGGCCACCGGCGACTGCGTGGCCGTGATCGGCTTCGTCGACCTCGACCGCGACCTCCACAACGCGGCGGCGGTGTGCGCCGGCGGCGAGGTGCGCGGGGTCTACCGCAAGTGCGAGCTGCCCAACTACGCGGTGTTCGACGAGCTGCGCTACTTCGGTCGCGGCCGCCAGCCCGAGACCCTCTACTCGGTGCGGGGCGTGCCCGTGGGCGTGTCGATCTGCGAGGACGCCTGGAGCCCCACCGGGCCCATCGCCGACCAGGCCGACAGCGGCGCCGAGGTCGTGATCAACATCAACGCCTCGCCCTACGCCGAGGGCAAGCCGGCCCGGCGGGAGCGGATGCTCGCCACCCGTGCCGCCGACGCCAGCGCTGCGCTGGTGTACGTCAACCAGGTCGGCGCCCAGGACGAGCTCGTCTTCGACGGGGGCTCCATGGCCTTCGACGCCGACGGCACCCTCCTCGCCCGGTCGCCGCAGATGGTCGAGGACCTCCTCGTGGTCGACATCGACATCGGTCCCGTCTACCGCAAGCGCCTGCTCGACCCCCGGGGCCGACCCGTCGACGAGCAGCTGCCCGTCCTCGAGGTCTCCTCCACGCCGGTCACCGGGGGCGATCCCCCGGCCCACGCCGACGGCCCCATCGCCCACATCGCCCCCGTCATGGCCCCCGACGACGAGGTCTGGGAGGCCCTGGTGCTCGGCACCCGCGGCTACGTCGAGAAGAACGGCTTCTCCGACGTGGTCATCGGGCTGTCCGGCGGCATCGACTCGTCCATCGTCGCGGTGCTGGCGGTCGACGCCATCGGCCCCGACCGGGTGCACACCGTGGCCATGCCGTCGCGCTACTCCTCGGACCACTCCCTGTCGGACGCCGAGAAGCTGGCGGCCAACCTCGGCGTCGACCACCGCACCATCCCCATCGAGCCCGCCCACGCGGCGATGCTCGAGATGCTCGCCCCCTCCTTCGCCGGCCTCGACCCGGACCTCACCGAGGAGAACGTCCAGTCCCGCATCCGGGGCCAGGTGCTGATGGCCCTGTCGAACAAGATGGGCTGGCTGGTGCTGTCGACCGGCAACAAGAGCGAGGCCGCCGTCGGCTACGCCACGCTCTACGGCGACACGGTGGGGGGCTACGCCCTCATCCGCGACGTGCTCAAGACCCGGGTCTTCGCCCTCGGCCGCCGCCGCAACGAGCGGGCCGGCCACGACCTGATCCCCGACGCGGTGCTCACCAAGCCCCCGTCGGCCGAGCTCCGCCCCGACCAGCGCGACGACGAGACTCTGCCGCCCTACGAGGAGCTCGACCCGATCCTCCACGCCTACATCGAGCTCGACCACACCGCCTCGGAGATCATCGCCGCCGGCCACGACGCCGAGGTGGTGCGGCGGGTGACCCTCCTCGTCGACCGGGCCGAGTACAAGCGGCGCCAGTCGCCCCCCGGGCCCCGGGTCACGGGCAAGGCCTTCGGCAAGGACCGACGCCTGCCCATCACCAACGGGTTCCGGGGCTGA